The nucleotide window TGAGGAAAAGCTCCCTGTCGGTTAGAACCTTCTCGGCGTTTTCAACGGTCAGCATCTGTTCGACGAGCTCAGCCCAGTCGAGAGGCTTGCCACAGAGGGGACACTTTGCCATCACTCCACCTCCCTCAAAAACTTCTCTATCTCCTTCAGGATTAGCTTTATCGCCTTATCAAGGTTGGCCTTGCCGTTTGCACCAGCCGCTCCTGCGTGCCCACCGCCTGAGCCCCCTATGATGGGCCCGACCTTCTCCATTATCTTCCCCAGGTGGAGACCCTTCTTAACCAAACTCTCCTTTGCCCTGGCCGAAATCCTCACGCCGTTTTTCTCGCTCCCAACGATTGCTATGTCCGCTCCGAGCTGGAGAAAGACCTTGCAGGCGTATGACTCGTAGGCAGAAACCCTTGAGATCGCTATTACATACCTCCGGAACTTTCTGATTTCCAGCCTCTGACATGCCTTCAAAACGGCCATCCTCTTTGCATTGTCGGTGTTTTCATCATTAACGGGAGCAACGAGCTGAAATATCTCACCCATCTGAAGGGGAAAGCGCTCAAGCATCTCGCTTACAGCTCGGAATGTTTTCGCGTTGGCAAAGCGGAAGTTAGCTGTATCTGTAACAACCCCTGCGAGCAGGACCTTAACGCTCTCCTCATCGGCAAAGCGGAAGTATTTGAAGAGTTCCCACACTATCTCGGCCGTTGAAGTCCTTGAGGAGTCGATGACAGCTATCTTTGCCTTAATCGGCCTCTCCTTCTCGACGTGGTGGTCTATGAGCACAACGGTTTTCCCCTCTGGAATTTCAATGGGCTCAAGCTGTTCAATCGAAGAGGTGTCGAATATGACAACAACGTCCTCCTCAACTAGGGGGTTTTTCTCGACGGGAACGGGAGAGAAAGTCAGGAGTCTCTTTGCATAGGAAGAAACGCTCTGGGCAACACCAATCCTGATTTTTTTGACGCCAATTGACTTCAGATAGCGGGCGAAGGCTATGGCCGAACCCAGGGAATCCGGGTCCGCATTATGATGACAGAGGAGGAGAAATGATTTGTCCCTCGATTTCTCAAGAAATCGCTTGAGCTTAATTTTTCCCTTCATTTGATATCTCCCTCAGTTTCTTCTCAACGGCTTCGTAGGCCTTCTCAAGGGCCTCATTGACGAGGGAATCAACGTCAACTCTAACGAAGACCGGAACCTCAAGGTAGACTTCAATTTCAAGGTCGAGGGTCTCATCGCGGTTTATCCTCGTCGTCACCTCTATGTCCTTGACGTCGCTCCTGTTCAGGGAATCGAAAACGTGCTTTATTATGACCTTCTGTGCCAGCTCTCCGATTTCAATGAGCTGTTCCTCGCTCAGCTCAGGAAGACCGATGTGGACAACTCCCCTCCGCTCCATCGCCATCACCGGGGGTAGAAAAGAGAAATCAGCCCGCGGTCGGGCGGATTGCACTCTGTATCTTGGCGGTTAACTCTTTGAGCTTTTCGTTGAGCTTCTTCTCCTGCCTCTCCAGAGCGCTTAAGCGAACTTCAAGGGTCTCAACTTTCTCCTTGAGCTCTTCCACTGCCTTGCTTTTCTCTGTCTTGACGATGAGCGTTCCTACCGTCTTGTAGATGACCGCATCGTCGGGGAGCTTTTCAATCTCCTCCAGAGCTTTTTTGGCTTCGTTTAGCTCGAGCTGAACCTTCTGCTTCTGCTGGACGAGGAGCTGGAGCTGCTGCTGATAGCTCTCAAGCTGGGCGAGCATGGACTGAACCTGGGGCGGAATGCTCTGCATGCCAACACCTCCATAATCGCGATGCCGGGTTAGAATAAACGGGGCCCTTTAAATAGTTTAGGTAACGATGACTCAACCGAGAACTTCCGCCAGCTTGTAGAACGCGACTCCCATCAGAAGGCCCAGAATCACGATTCCAGAGAGCAAAAACCACACGATACCATCATCACAAGCTGTGGGTGTGCAGTCTCTTGTAAGGATGAGGTATGTAACGAGAGATACCACCGCTACTGTAAGGGTTGAGACACCCACGAAAAGACCGGGATGAGTTTTTGTTCGCCGGAGGAAGAGGAACGACAACACTGCGGGAAAAAGACCGAGAACAAGGGGAAGGACATCAACGATTAAGCTGGGTTCATCTCCCGTCACAAACTTGCCTAGAGTCAGCAG belongs to Thermococcus sp. and includes:
- a CDS encoding bifunctional oligoribonuclease/PAP phosphatase NrnA encodes the protein MKGKIKLKRFLEKSRDKSFLLLCHHNADPDSLGSAIAFARYLKSIGVKKIRIGVAQSVSSYAKRLLTFSPVPVEKNPLVEEDVVVIFDTSSIEQLEPIEIPEGKTVVLIDHHVEKERPIKAKIAVIDSSRTSTAEIVWELFKYFRFADEESVKVLLAGVVTDTANFRFANAKTFRAVSEMLERFPLQMGEIFQLVAPVNDENTDNAKRMAVLKACQRLEIRKFRRYVIAISRVSAYESYACKVFLQLGADIAIVGSEKNGVRISARAKESLVKKGLHLGKIMEKVGPIIGGSGGGHAGAAGANGKANLDKAIKLILKEIEKFLREVE
- a CDS encoding DUF3194 domain-containing protein, with the protein product MERRGVVHIGLPELSEEQLIEIGELAQKVIIKHVFDSLNRSDVKDIEVTTRINRDETLDLEIEVYLEVPVFVRVDVDSLVNEALEKAYEAVEKKLREISNEGKN
- a CDS encoding prefoldin subunit beta; translation: MQSIPPQVQSMLAQLESYQQQLQLLVQQKQKVQLELNEAKKALEEIEKLPDDAVIYKTVGTLIVKTEKSKAVEELKEKVETLEVRLSALERQEKKLNEKLKELTAKIQSAIRPTAG